The following proteins are co-located in the Chryseobacterium daecheongense genome:
- a CDS encoding MarR family transcriptional regulator: protein MENSENLKLENQICFPLYAIAKEITGLYRPFLDELDITYPQYLVMMVLWEQDGLPVTQIGEKLLLDSGTLTPLLKRLEGKGFISRNRKKEDERVVQVFLTEQGKNLKENACGVPEKIMKKINVQPEDLLQLKNSINIILSKIEK from the coding sequence ATGGAAAATTCGGAAAACCTAAAACTGGAAAATCAGATCTGCTTTCCTTTATATGCAATCGCAAAGGAAATCACAGGTTTGTACCGTCCTTTTCTTGATGAACTGGACATTACCTATCCTCAATATCTCGTGATGATGGTCTTGTGGGAACAGGATGGCCTTCCAGTTACTCAGATCGGTGAAAAACTCCTGCTGGATAGTGGTACATTAACGCCTTTACTCAAAAGATTAGAAGGCAAAGGCTTTATTTCGAGAAACCGTAAAAAAGAAGATGAAAGAGTGGTACAGGTATTTCTGACTGAACAGGGGAAAAATTTAAAGGAAAATGCGTGTGGTGTCCCTGAAAAGATTATGAAAAAGATCAATGTTCAACCTGAAGATCTGTTGCAACTTAAAAATTCCATCAATATTATTTTAAGTAAAATTGAAAAATAA
- a CDS encoding NAD(P)H-dependent oxidoreductase, protein MSLIENLNWRHAVKAYDPTKKVSEKDLNTILEAARLAPTSSGLQPFRIIVVENQELKEKMVQGALNPEVMRDSSHVLVFAAWDNYSNEKIDKVYDYHTDVRDLPKGRFNSYTDKLKEIYGAQTPEQHFLHTARQTYISLGLALAQAAELKIDSTPAEGFSNEVVDEILGLKELGLKSVSLLYLGYRDEEKDWLASMKKVRIPMDEFIIRK, encoded by the coding sequence ATGTCATTAATAGAAAATTTAAACTGGAGACATGCCGTGAAAGCATATGATCCAACAAAAAAAGTATCGGAAAAAGATTTAAATACGATTTTGGAAGCTGCAAGGTTGGCTCCTACTTCATCCGGCTTACAGCCTTTCCGTATCATTGTAGTAGAGAATCAGGAATTAAAGGAAAAAATGGTTCAGGGTGCTTTAAACCCTGAAGTGATGAGAGATTCTTCTCATGTGCTTGTATTTGCAGCGTGGGATAATTATTCCAATGAGAAAATTGATAAAGTGTATGACTACCATACTGATGTAAGAGATCTTCCGAAAGGCCGTTTCAACAGCTATACAGATAAATTGAAAGAAATTTACGGTGCGCAGACTCCTGAACAGCATTTTTTACATACCGCCCGTCAGACTTACATCTCCTTAGGCTTAGCTTTGGCTCAGGCAGCAGAATTAAAAATCGACAGTACACCGGCAGAAGGATTCAGTAATGAGGTGGTAGATGAAATTCTTGGTTTGAAAGAATTAGGATTAAAAAGTGTAAGTTTGCTGTACTTGGGATACCGTGATGAAGAAAAAGACTGGCTGGCTTCTATGAAAAAAGTACGTATTCCTATGGATGAATTTATCATCAGAAAATAA
- a CDS encoding SDR family oxidoreductase, with protein sequence MQRFINQYALITGGTNGMGYAVAEQFIGEGGTAIITGRSEETVLKATEKLGRKAVGIVSDAGNMKDLMHLQNEIKQYTENIDLVFANAGYGKFKPIENVDPEDFDELFNILVKGPFFTVQQMLPLMKKGSSVIFNTSVATEISMPNFSVYSAAKSAVQSFVKTFATELLERGIRVNAISPGHIKTNIFNNTGLNKEQIEDAVQHIIPTIPFKRQGDPSEIANTVLFLASREASYIHGAEIKVDAGISVIRS encoded by the coding sequence ATGCAAAGATTTATCAATCAGTATGCGCTGATAACGGGAGGAACGAATGGAATGGGGTATGCAGTTGCTGAGCAGTTTATCGGAGAAGGCGGAACTGCTATAATTACCGGAAGATCCGAAGAAACCGTGCTTAAAGCAACTGAAAAGTTAGGAAGAAAAGCAGTAGGGATAGTGTCCGATGCAGGTAATATGAAAGACCTGATGCATTTACAAAACGAAATAAAACAATACACTGAAAATATTGATCTCGTTTTTGCCAATGCAGGGTACGGGAAATTTAAGCCGATTGAAAATGTGGACCCTGAGGATTTCGATGAACTGTTTAATATTCTGGTAAAAGGACCTTTCTTTACCGTTCAACAAATGTTACCATTAATGAAAAAGGGAAGTTCGGTTATTTTTAATACTTCAGTAGCTACAGAGATTTCAATGCCTAATTTCTCTGTTTACTCGGCTGCAAAATCAGCTGTGCAATCTTTTGTGAAGACTTTTGCCACTGAGCTGTTGGAAAGGGGAATCCGGGTAAACGCTATTAGTCCCGGACATATTAAAACCAATATCTTCAATAATACCGGATTGAATAAAGAGCAGATTGAGGATGCCGTTCAGCATATTATTCCTACAATCCCGTTTAAACGGCAGGGAGATCCATCGGAAATAGCAAATACAGTGCTTTTCCTTGCTTCAAGGGAAGCGTCTTATATCCATGGAGCCGAAATAAAAGTAGATGCCGGAATTTCTGTGATAAGATCCTAG
- a CDS encoding protein-glutamine glutaminase, with translation MKNLFLSMMAFVTVLTFNSCADSNGNQEINGKEKLSVNDSKLKDFGKTVPVGIDEENGMIKVSFMLTAQFYEIKPTKENEQYIGMLRQAVKNESPVHIFLKPNSNEIGKVESASPEDVRYFKTILTKEVKGQTNKLASVIPDVATLNSLFNQIKNQSCGTSTASSPCITFRYPVDGCYARAHKMRQILMNNGYDCEKQFVYGNLKASTGTCCVAWSYHVAILVSYKNASGVTEKRIIDPSLFSSGPVTDTAWRNACVNTSCGSASVSSYANTAGNVYYRSPSNSYLYDNNLINTNCVLTKFSLLSGCSPSPAPDVSSCGF, from the coding sequence ATGAAAAATCTTTTTTTATCAATGATGGCCTTTGTGACCGTCTTAACTTTTAATTCCTGTGCCGATTCCAACGGGAATCAGGAAATCAACGGAAAGGAAAAACTAAGTGTAAATGATTCTAAGCTGAAAGATTTCGGAAAGACTGTACCGGTAGGGATAGACGAAGAAAACGGAATGATAAAGGTGTCATTTATGTTAACTGCGCAATTCTATGAAATTAAGCCGACCAAAGAAAATGAGCAGTATATCGGAATGCTTAGACAGGCTGTTAAGAATGAATCTCCTGTACACATTTTCTTAAAGCCTAATAGCAATGAAATAGGAAAAGTGGAGTCTGCAAGCCCGGAAGACGTAAGATATTTTAAAACGATCCTGACAAAAGAAGTAAAAGGACAAACCAATAAATTGGCGAGTGTAATTCCTGATGTAGCTACATTAAATTCTTTATTCAATCAAATAAAGAATCAGTCTTGCGGTACCTCTACGGCGTCCTCACCATGCATCACATTCAGATATCCTGTAGACGGATGTTATGCAAGAGCCCATAAGATGAGACAAATCTTAATGAACAACGGCTATGACTGTGAAAAACAATTTGTATACGGAAACCTAAAGGCATCAACAGGAACTTGCTGTGTGGCGTGGAGCTACCACGTTGCAATATTGGTAAGCTATAAAAATGCTTCCGGAGTAACGGAAAAAAGAATTATTGATCCTTCACTATTTTCAAGCGGTCCTGTAACAGATACAGCATGGAGAAACGCTTGCGTTAACACCTCTTGCGGATCTGCATCCGTTTCCTCTTATGCTAATACTGCAGGAAATGTTTATTACAGAAGTCCTAGTAATTCTTATCTGTATGACAACAATCTGATCAATACCAATTGTGTACTGACTAAATTTTCACTGCTTTCCGGATGTTCTCCTTCACCTGCACCGGATGTATCCAGCTGTGGATTTTAA
- a CDS encoding serine hydrolase produces the protein MKLLTRFFCYLLLSISSICFAQKDKYKQKIDSLIQVKSPRTFNGVVLVTRNGKVEYSRAYGIKNAKTRIPLKPNDQFEIMSNTKQITAVLLLKEVEKGKVDLHSPIKKYLPSLSQPWADSVTVHQLLNHTHGIVDLEKPLAFRPGSDFKYGNLSYILLGKIIENVSHQSYSQLANELFKQLKMKDTFCYAKSDLKKLVSGHISNEKGLTVSNDSFINDENMPADGVISTAKDLSVWNDFLHKGKILNADTYQLLISPSVFSEHDVFGTGKMGYGYAIRIVKDHRVSYFGHTGLGDGFTSLNVYVPSSDVSIVIMENQMSEINTLYYYFEKLIRDIVLQSSLIKK, from the coding sequence ATGAAACTATTAACCCGGTTCTTTTGCTATCTGTTATTATCCATTTCTTCTATATGTTTTGCACAAAAGGATAAATACAAACAAAAGATCGATAGCCTAATTCAGGTTAAGAGCCCTAGAACTTTCAATGGGGTTGTTCTCGTTACCAGAAACGGAAAGGTTGAATACTCCAGGGCTTACGGTATAAAAAATGCTAAGACACGAATTCCTTTAAAACCAAATGATCAGTTTGAAATCATGTCCAACACCAAACAGATCACCGCCGTTTTATTATTAAAAGAGGTTGAAAAAGGAAAAGTTGATTTACATTCTCCTATAAAAAAGTACCTTCCATCACTATCTCAGCCCTGGGCTGATTCAGTAACGGTTCATCAGTTGCTTAACCATACCCATGGGATTGTTGATCTCGAGAAACCTTTGGCATTTAGACCGGGCTCTGATTTCAAATACGGTAACCTTTCCTATATCTTGTTAGGGAAAATCATCGAAAATGTCAGCCATCAATCTTACTCTCAATTGGCTAATGAACTGTTCAAGCAGCTTAAAATGAAAGATACTTTCTGCTATGCGAAATCGGATCTGAAGAAGCTGGTTTCGGGGCATATAAGTAATGAAAAAGGATTAACTGTTTCCAATGACTCTTTTATCAATGATGAAAATATGCCAGCCGACGGAGTAATAAGCACAGCAAAGGACTTATCTGTCTGGAATGATTTTCTTCATAAAGGCAAAATCCTAAACGCAGATACCTATCAATTATTAATAAGTCCATCCGTATTTTCCGAACATGATGTATTCGGAACCGGTAAGATGGGTTACGGATATGCTATTCGTATTGTAAAGGATCACAGAGTCAGCTATTTTGGTCATACCGGTCTCGGAGATGGCTTTACTTCATTGAATGTTTATGTGCCCTCTTCTGATGTGAGTATTGTTATCATGGAAAATCAGATGAGCGAGATAAATACGCTGTACTATTATTTTGAAAAATTAATCAGAGATATTGTATTGCAAAGCAGCTTAATTAAGAAATAA
- the lipB gene encoding lipoyl(octanoyl) transferase LipB: MNTHQNKVVEFEDLGTRDYQSSWDYQEKLMKDIIDTKIKNRDLPAEEHITTPNHLLLVEHPHVYTLGKSGHEENMLAGIDKLKEIDATFVKVNRGGDITYHGYGQIVGYPILDLENFFTDIHLYMRNLEEVIIRTIGEYGLKGERSQGETGVWLDVGKPYARKICAMGVKASRWVTLHGFALNVNTDMRYFEYIIPCGIKDKQVTSLKRELERELSPQEMEDIKSKITKHFADVFGAEISNKKSATTTNF; the protein is encoded by the coding sequence ATGAATACACATCAAAATAAAGTAGTAGAATTCGAAGATCTGGGTACAAGAGATTATCAGTCCTCATGGGACTATCAGGAAAAACTGATGAAAGATATCATTGATACCAAAATAAAAAACCGCGATTTACCTGCTGAAGAACATATTACCACACCCAATCATTTGCTTTTGGTGGAGCATCCCCATGTTTATACTTTAGGAAAAAGCGGACATGAAGAAAATATGCTGGCGGGAATTGATAAACTCAAAGAGATTGATGCTACTTTTGTAAAAGTAAACCGTGGCGGAGATATTACCTATCACGGATACGGGCAGATTGTAGGTTATCCGATCTTAGATCTTGAAAATTTCTTTACAGATATTCATTTATACATGAGAAACCTGGAAGAAGTGATCATCAGAACCATTGGCGAATATGGCCTTAAGGGCGAGCGTTCCCAGGGAGAGACCGGGGTCTGGCTGGATGTGGGAAAACCGTATGCCCGAAAAATTTGTGCAATGGGTGTGAAAGCGTCCCGTTGGGTAACTTTACATGGTTTTGCCCTTAATGTAAACACCGATATGCGCTATTTTGAATATATCATTCCTTGTGGTATCAAAGATAAACAGGTGACCTCTCTGAAAAGAGAACTTGAAAGAGAACTTTCCCCTCAGGAAATGGAAGATATCAAATCTAAAATTACAAAACATTTTGCAGATGTTTTTGGAGCTGAGATTTCTAATAAAAAATCTGCAACTACTACCAATTTCTAA
- the trpA gene encoding tryptophan synthase subunit alpha, with protein MKKLNIYFTAGIPKLEDTADIIKLIQDAGADMMEIGMPYSDPVADGPIIQKAHELALENGMTIEKLLSQLKSIKTEIKIPIILMGYINPVLSFGFENFCKECSESGVTGLIIPDLPPIEFEKNYQQILKKYHLNFTFLITPETSDERILYLDSLSSGFLYAVSSSSTTGNENAVLKNEDYLSRISLLQLKNPVMIGFGIKSKKDFESVTEKADGGIIGTAFVNVLLQDKDWKNNAIDFINSIKN; from the coding sequence ATGAAAAAACTCAATATATACTTCACAGCAGGGATTCCTAAATTGGAAGATACTGCAGATATTATAAAACTCATACAGGATGCCGGTGCGGACATGATGGAAATCGGAATGCCTTATTCGGATCCGGTTGCTGACGGTCCCATTATACAGAAAGCACATGAACTTGCATTGGAAAATGGAATGACCATTGAGAAATTACTATCACAACTGAAATCCATTAAAACTGAAATTAAAATTCCTATTATTTTAATGGGATATATCAATCCGGTTTTAAGTTTTGGTTTTGAAAATTTCTGCAAAGAATGCTCGGAAAGTGGTGTTACCGGACTCATTATCCCTGATCTTCCTCCTATTGAATTTGAAAAGAATTATCAGCAAATCCTGAAGAAATATCATCTCAACTTCACATTTCTGATCACACCTGAAACCTCAGACGAAAGGATCTTATATCTTGATTCTTTAAGCTCAGGGTTTCTGTATGCGGTAAGTTCTTCATCCACAACAGGAAATGAAAATGCCGTATTAAAAAATGAAGATTATCTTTCCCGGATATCTCTTCTTCAGTTAAAAAATCCGGTAATGATCGGTTTTGGTATAAAATCGAAAAAAGATTTTGAAAGTGTAACGGAAAAAGCAGACGGCGGAATCATAGGAACAGCATTCGTTAATGTTCTATTACAGGATAAAGATTGGAAAAATAATGCCATAGATTTTATAAATTCAATAAAGAATTAA
- the trpB gene encoding tryptophan synthase subunit beta, protein MNYKNPDQNGYYGEFGGAFIPEMLYPNVEELQKNYLEIIESEEFQAEYQDLLKNYVGRATPLYFAKNLSNQYKTNIYLKREDLNHTGAHKINNALGQVLLAKRLGKTRIIAETGAGQHGVATATACALLGLKCIVYMGEVDIQRQAPNVARMKMLGAEVVPATSGSKTLKDAVNEALRDWINNPVTTHYVIGSVVGPHPFPDLVARFQSVISKEIREQLHEQTGRENPDYVIACVGGGSNAAGTFYHFVEEENVKIIAAEAGGFGVESGKSAATTFLGTLGVLHGSKSLVMQTRDGQVIEPHSISAGLDYPGIGPFHAHLFKEKRAEFFSINDDEALKSAFELTKLEGIIPALESSHALAVLDKKKFDENDIVVICLSGRGDKDMETYLANL, encoded by the coding sequence ATGAATTATAAAAACCCTGATCAAAATGGATATTATGGAGAATTCGGAGGAGCTTTTATCCCTGAAATGCTTTATCCAAATGTAGAAGAGCTTCAAAAAAACTATCTTGAAATTATAGAATCTGAGGAGTTTCAGGCAGAATATCAGGATTTACTGAAAAATTATGTAGGGCGTGCTACTCCTCTTTATTTTGCCAAAAATCTGAGCAACCAGTACAAAACGAACATTTATCTGAAAAGAGAAGATCTTAACCATACCGGTGCACACAAGATCAATAACGCACTGGGCCAGGTTTTACTGGCAAAACGATTGGGAAAAACCAGAATTATTGCAGAAACCGGAGCCGGACAACACGGCGTTGCTACTGCTACCGCCTGCGCATTGCTTGGTTTGAAATGTATCGTTTATATGGGTGAAGTTGACATTCAGAGGCAGGCTCCGAATGTAGCAAGAATGAAAATGCTGGGTGCAGAAGTAGTTCCGGCAACTTCGGGATCAAAAACATTAAAAGACGCAGTAAATGAAGCCTTAAGAGATTGGATCAATAATCCAGTGACAACTCATTATGTTATAGGCAGCGTTGTGGGACCTCATCCCTTTCCCGATTTGGTTGCAAGATTTCAAAGCGTCATATCAAAAGAGATCAGGGAACAGCTTCATGAACAAACAGGAAGAGAGAATCCTGACTATGTGATTGCCTGCGTAGGAGGTGGTAGTAACGCAGCAGGAACTTTTTACCATTTTGTGGAAGAAGAAAATGTAAAAATTATTGCGGCAGAAGCAGGAGGCTTCGGTGTGGAATCCGGAAAATCTGCGGCCACCACTTTTCTTGGAACTTTAGGCGTTTTACACGGAAGCAAAAGCCTTGTCATGCAGACCCGCGACGGTCAGGTAATCGAACCCCATTCAATTTCTGCCGGTTTGGATTATCCCGGGATCGGGCCTTTCCATGCTCATTTATTTAAGGAAAAGCGTGCGGAATTTTTCAGCATCAACGATGATGAAGCCTTGAAATCAGCTTTTGAGCTCACAAAACTGGAAGGAATTATTCCTGCCCTTGAAAGCTCACATGCCCTGGCCGTCCTGGATAAAAAGAAATTCGACGAAAATGACATCGTGGTGATCTGCCTGAGCGGACGTGGTGATAAGGATATGGAAACTTATTTAGCTAATCTTTAA
- a CDS encoding phosphoribosylanthranilate isomerase, which yields MNQQLQIKVCGLTLPDQILELISMNIDFIGFIFYKKSPRYALNRLSLDDISKIIHKGKVGVFVNEDIENVVDITQKAELNFIQLHGDESDEYIKVLKQKTDPEVKIIKALRIGETMGHLSSKIDRIQSVIDYLLFDTDSQSFGGTGKQFDWSLLNDIKINVPYLLSGGISEQNIKGIKILDQKPFALDINSKFETGPGIKDVEKIKVFKSNPLISSL from the coding sequence ATGAACCAGCAGCTACAAATAAAAGTATGTGGTCTTACACTGCCTGATCAAATTCTGGAATTAATTTCCATGAATATTGATTTTATAGGATTTATATTCTACAAAAAATCGCCGCGGTATGCACTTAATCGTTTAAGTTTAGATGATATTTCGAAAATCATTCACAAAGGAAAGGTAGGAGTTTTCGTGAACGAGGATATAGAAAATGTAGTGGATATTACTCAAAAAGCTGAGCTTAATTTTATTCAGCTGCACGGTGATGAAAGTGATGAATATATTAAGGTATTAAAACAAAAAACAGATCCGGAAGTAAAAATAATCAAAGCCTTAAGGATTGGTGAAACAATGGGACATCTTTCTTCTAAAATTGACCGGATACAATCCGTTATTGATTATTTGTTATTTGATACGGATAGTCAATCATTTGGAGGAACTGGGAAACAGTTTGACTGGTCGCTGTTAAATGATATCAAAATAAATGTTCCCTACCTGCTGAGCGGAGGCATTTCAGAACAGAATATAAAAGGTATCAAAATATTGGATCAGAAACCTTTTGCCTTGGATATCAATTCAAAATTTGAAACCGGACCAGGAATTAAAGATGTAGAGAAAATTAAAGTATTTAAGTCAAACCCATTAATCTCATCCTTATGA
- the trpC gene encoding indole-3-glycerol phosphate synthase TrpC has protein sequence MTILDKIISRKKEEVNFSKANVSVEELKDSAFFERKTASLKSSLKEKSGIIAEFKRQSPSKGVINDKVSPFEVVSAYENFGASGISILTDTDFFGGSFKDIMDLRSQIKTPVLRKDFMIDEYQFYEAKNMGADVILLIAACLSPSQVLEFTHLSHELGLEVLLEIHTEEELQHFHPDIDLVGINNRNLKDFKVDLQHSVRLKNQLPEQTLSVAESGIYSIEDFSYLKEKGFDGFLMGEYFMKNEDPAKAFKEFINHINLS, from the coding sequence ATGACCATATTAGATAAAATTATATCGAGAAAAAAAGAAGAAGTTAATTTTTCAAAAGCAAATGTTTCTGTAGAAGAATTAAAGGATTCTGCTTTTTTTGAAAGAAAAACCGCTTCTTTAAAATCTTCCCTTAAAGAGAAAAGCGGAATAATCGCTGAATTTAAAAGACAATCTCCTTCAAAGGGAGTAATTAATGATAAGGTTTCTCCTTTTGAAGTAGTGTCTGCTTATGAGAATTTTGGAGCAAGCGGAATTTCAATACTTACCGACACCGATTTTTTTGGTGGTAGTTTTAAAGATATTATGGATCTCAGAAGTCAAATTAAAACGCCCGTTCTCAGGAAAGATTTCATGATCGACGAATATCAGTTCTATGAGGCTAAAAATATGGGTGCGGATGTTATTTTACTGATTGCCGCCTGTCTTTCACCATCACAGGTTCTGGAGTTCACCCATTTATCACACGAACTGGGATTGGAAGTTTTACTGGAAATCCATACAGAAGAAGAATTGCAACACTTCCATCCAGATATTGATCTGGTAGGAATTAATAACAGAAACCTAAAAGATTTTAAAGTAGATCTTCAACATTCTGTCCGATTAAAAAATCAACTGCCTGAACAAACTTTATCTGTTGCTGAAAGTGGAATTTACAGTATTGAGGATTTCAGTTACCTGAAAGAAAAGGGTTTCGACGGATTCTTAATGGGTGAATATTTTATGAAGAATGAAGATCCTGCCAAAGCCTTTAAAGAATTCATCAACCATATAAACCTATCGTGA
- the trpD gene encoding anthranilate phosphoribosyltransferase yields the protein MKEILQYLFNHHTLSKSEAKAIMIEIAQNKFNSTEVTAFMSVFLMRNITLRELEGFREALLQMAVPVNLDASDALDIVGTGGDGKNTINISTLAGFVIAGAGQSVTKHGNYGASAVTGSSNVLEELGYQMNNDSDKLNRDLEKANICFLHAPYFHPALQSVGALRKSLGLRTFFNLLGPLVNPAKPKFSVIGVYNLEIARIYQYLLQKEPQEFVLVHGLDGYDEISLTHDSKIITKKGENIYSSEDLGFDPVSPESIQAGKTIQEAARIFRNILEGKGTDSQNAVVLANAAVALYHTEKFGSYDDCLLLAQESLHGGKALRSLELLLE from the coding sequence ATGAAAGAGATCCTGCAATATTTATTCAATCATCATACCTTATCTAAATCTGAGGCCAAAGCGATCATGATTGAAATTGCCCAGAATAAATTCAATTCAACGGAAGTCACTGCTTTTATGAGCGTTTTCCTGATGCGCAATATTACATTGAGAGAGCTGGAAGGCTTCAGGGAAGCATTATTGCAAATGGCAGTTCCTGTAAACCTTGATGCCAGTGATGCTTTAGATATCGTAGGAACGGGAGGTGATGGCAAAAACACGATCAATATTTCAACGCTGGCCGGTTTTGTCATTGCCGGAGCAGGACAAAGCGTAACAAAACATGGAAATTATGGAGCCTCAGCTGTTACCGGTTCTTCAAATGTTTTGGAAGAGCTGGGTTATCAGATGAATAATGATTCTGATAAGCTGAACAGAGATCTGGAGAAAGCGAATATCTGCTTTTTACATGCTCCTTACTTCCATCCTGCCCTTCAGTCTGTTGGAGCATTGAGGAAATCACTGGGGCTAAGAACCTTTTTCAACCTATTAGGTCCATTGGTAAATCCGGCAAAACCAAAATTTTCTGTGATCGGAGTATACAACCTGGAAATCGCAAGGATTTATCAATATCTTTTACAAAAAGAACCTCAGGAGTTCGTCCTGGTTCATGGCCTGGATGGATATGATGAGATCAGCCTTACCCATGACAGTAAAATTATAACCAAAAAAGGTGAAAATATTTATTCTTCTGAAGATCTGGGATTCGATCCGGTAAGTCCTGAAAGTATCCAGGCAGGTAAAACCATTCAGGAAGCAGCAAGAATCTTCAGGAATATTTTGGAAGGAAAGGGAACAGATTCTCAAAATGCCGTTGTTTTAGCGAATGCTGCGGTAGCACTTTATCATACGGAAAAATTCGGTTCCTATGATGATTGCCTCCTTTTGGCACAGGAAAGTTTACATGGCGGAAAAGCATTGAGAAGCCTGGAACTGTTATTAGAATAA
- a CDS encoding aminodeoxychorismate/anthranilate synthase component II, with protein MNENIKTQLTAKVLVFDNYDSFTYNLVQIIERILNQKVDIYRNDEISLEEVEKYDKIILSPGPGIPEESGILLDLIRKYAPTKSILGVCLGQQAIAEAFGGRLINLSEIFHGVATTTELVKEKTKLFQNLSSGMEVGRYHSWAVDPDQFPEELEITAVDKDGMIMALQHKTYDVHGVQFHPESILTPDGEVIIKNFLLH; from the coding sequence ATGAACGAAAATATAAAAACCCAATTAACAGCTAAAGTTTTAGTATTTGATAATTACGATAGCTTTACCTATAATCTGGTTCAGATTATTGAAAGAATTCTAAACCAGAAAGTGGATATCTATCGGAATGATGAAATCAGCCTGGAAGAAGTGGAAAAGTATGATAAGATCATTTTGTCTCCAGGTCCCGGAATACCTGAGGAGTCCGGTATATTACTTGATCTGATCAGGAAATATGCTCCTACTAAAAGCATTCTCGGAGTTTGTCTGGGGCAGCAGGCCATTGCTGAGGCTTTCGGAGGAAGACTGATTAATCTTTCAGAAATTTTTCATGGTGTGGCAACCACCACAGAGCTGGTGAAAGAAAAAACCAAACTTTTCCAAAACCTGTCATCAGGAATGGAAGTAGGAAGATACCACAGCTGGGCTGTGGATCCCGATCAGTTCCCCGAAGAACTGGAGATCACTGCCGTAGATAAAGATGGAATGATCATGGCCCTGCAACATAAAACCTATGATGTACATGGTGTCCAGTTTCATCCTGAAAGTATTTTAACTCCGGACGGAGAAGTTATCATTAAAAATTTCTTATTACATTGA